In Oryza sativa Japonica Group chromosome 2, ASM3414082v1, the following are encoded in one genomic region:
- the LOC4328103 gene encoding syntaxin-52, whose product MASSSDPWVREYSEASRLADDVTSMIADRGSLPQSGPEIMRHTSAIRRKITILGTRLDSLEALLSRIPPKSITDKELHKRQDMLSNLKSRAKQMATSFNMSNFANREDLLGQSKKAADDMSRVAGLDNQGIVSLQRQVMKEQDEGLEKLEETVLSTKHIALAVNEELTLHTRLIDDLDDYVDVTNSRLQRVQKRLAILNKRVKGGCSCMALLISVVAIVFLAVIAWLLIKHL is encoded by the exons ATGGCGTCGTCTTCGGATCCATGGGTGAGGGAGTACAGCGAGGCGTCCAGGCTCGCGGATGACGTCACCTCCATGATCGCCGATAGGGGTTCGCTCCCGCAGTCGGGGCCGGAGATCATGCGCCACACCTCGGCCATTCGGAGGAAGATAACCATCCTCGGGACTAGGCTCGATAGCCTCGAGGCCTTGCTGTCCAGGATTCCTCCCAAGTCCAT CACGGACAAGGAGTTGCATAAGCGACAAGACATGCTTTCAAATCTGAAATCTAGAGCAAAGCAGATGGCTACAAGTTTCAACATGTCAAACTTTGCAAACAG GGAGGATTTGCTTGGTCAGAGTAAGAAAGCAGCTGATGATATGAGTAGAGTAGCTGGTTTGGATAACCAAGGAATCGTTTCACTTCAGAGGCAAGTTATGAAAG AACAAGATGAGGGTCTTGAGAAGCTGGAAGAGACAGTACTGAGCACAAAACATATTGCTCTAGCAGTCAATGAAGAACTTACCCTGCATACAAGATTGATT GATGATTTGGATGATTATGTTGATGTTACAAACTCACGTCTTCAG CGCGTGCAAAAGAGGCTTGCTATTCTGAATAAGCGCGTCAAAGGTGGCTGCTCGTGCATGGCCCTGCTGATATCTGTCGTTGCTATAGTGTTTCTTGCGGTCATTGCTTGGCTTCTCATCAAGCACCTGTAA